A single Dreissena polymorpha isolate Duluth1 chromosome 14, UMN_Dpol_1.0, whole genome shotgun sequence DNA region contains:
- the LOC127858746 gene encoding uncharacterized protein LOC127858746 yields MNQTRRKGSPSVIMHFQRIIILTCWLYVSARVRPDIPVDKPRENPHAPVAVPRVRRSGALMPASVSMQSLKNASIMICSDALNQQMARMVELSDEQLKGVFNDKGGNYVKEYMAATEAEAKQNFPDMLQMTRPVTVKGSSSPFNEAANSVMKDVILKDLVRLTAYFQSQNMTSNHTDALTTDIHGETRSASTTTSDVYRGTSPVSGPGGINNSFRLSSPHSARPSFPSTPSGPTSGQAPSTQAGPTTGQAPSTQTRPTTGQDPSMQARPTTGQAPSTQAGPTTGQPASTQTRPTTGQAPSTQARPTTGQAVPSTTVDPDVSKSLSQLLQYVNGNMFHNNSRRDLDHLWRAANTALHPALLLELTLAREKRFLSSTDDSSTIEDYCHVRGTHTEDDRYVHLCSICAATTRLADDFFPRYINEAICKTGDTDCFSIAGTPHGQCKQTRFSLHMMRRKPETCRMLLHDGEALVFDDWELVPTWIRVACECTINKLSTFSRFAGNENLVG; encoded by the exons ATGAATCAAACACGGCGTAAAGGATCGCCCAGCGTTATAATGCACTTCCAACGGATTATTATTTTAACTTGCTGGTTGTATG TCAGTGCCAGGGTGCGGCCTGATATTCCGGTGGATAAGCCTAGGGAGAATCCCCATGCTCCGGTGGCCGTTCCCAGGGTGCGGCGATCCGGCGCGCTCATGCCGGCTTCGGTGAGCATGCAGTCGCTCAAGAACGCCTCCATCATGATCTGCTCGGACGCTCTCAACCAGCAGATGGCAAG GATGGTAGAATTAAGTGACGAACAACTGAAAGGAGTTTTCAATGACAAGGGTGGCAACTACGTCAAGGAATACATGGCGGCAACTGAGGCGGAAGCGAAACAAAACTTCCCCGACATGTTGCAGATGACGAGACCTGTAACG GTGAAAGGTTCAAGTTCGCCGTTCAACGAGGCCGCCAACTCCGTTATGAAAGACGTCATTCTTAAGGACCTAGTACGACTCACAGCGTACTTCCAATCACAAAACATGACCAGCAATCATACGGATGCGTTAACCACTGATATTCACGGCGAGACCAGATCCGCCAGCACGACCACTTCCGACGTCTACCGCGGCACGTCTCCTGTTTCCGGTCCTGGCGGGATCAATAACAGCTTCCGACTCTCCTCGCCACACTCGGCACGCCCGAGTTTCCCCTCTACGCCATCCGGACCTACCTCCGGACAGGCCCCCTCTACGCAAGCCGGACCGACCACCGGACAGGCCCCCTCTACGCAAACCAGACCAACCACCGGACAGGACCCCTCTATGCAAGCCAGACCGACCACCGGACAGGCCCCCTCAACGCAAGCCGGACCGACCACCGGACAGCCCGCCTCTACGCAAACCAGACCGACCACCGGACAGGCCCCCTCTACGCAAGCCAGACCGACCACCGGACAGGCTGTACCGTCTACCACCGTGGACCCGGATGTGTCCAAGAGCCTTAGTCAACTTCTGCAATACGTTAAT GGCAACATGTTCCACAACAACAGCAGACGAGATCTGGATCACTTGTGGAGAGCGGCGAACACCGCACTGCATCCGGCATTACTGCTCGAGCTGACACTGGCACGAGAGAAGAGATTTCTGTCCTCAACCGATG ACTCAAGTACTATCGAGGACTATTGCCACGTACGTGGTACGCACACGGAGGACGACAGATACGTGCACCTGTGCTCCATCTGCGCTGCCACAACGCGCCTTGCAGACGACTTCTTCCCACGCTATATCAACGAGGCTATATGTAAAACGGGCGATACGGACTGCTTCAGCATTGCCGGAACTC CCCACGGCCAGTGCAAGCAGACTCGGTTCTCGCTGCACATGATGCGACGGAAACCGGAGACGTGCCGGATGTTGCTACACGACGGCGAGGCGCTGGTGTTTGACGACTGGGAGCTGGTACCCACGTGGATCCGCGTGGCGTGCGAGTGCACCATCAACAAGCTGTCCACATTTAGCCGCTTCGCCGGAAATGAGAACCTGGTCGGCTGA